TGCTCGTGCCATTAGTTCCCCCATATTGGCCAGAGGCCTTTTCCCCAAGGAGTGCAAGAAGTCCTCAGGTTGGAGGGCTGTGGTTAGGGCTGCCAATACTGCCCCATGATCCAAGTTGCGAATCTCTAAGGTAGGAGCGACGAAGTGATGTATGAATTTTTTCAACGTTTCCCTTTCTCCTTGGATCAGGTTCAAGAGATGAGCTGAGGTCTTTGCCATCCTATGGCGGTTGATGAAGTGTCTAACAAATTTTTGTTCCATCTTTGAAAAGGATTTGATGGATCTTGGTTTTAGGGTTCGGTACCATGCCCTGGCATTCCCTTTAAGGGTAGCGGCAAACACATGACACATGATAACATCTGGTGCGCCTTGTAGTTGCATTAATACCTTAAAGGTATCTAGGTGATTAACCGGGTCAGTTGAACCTTCATACCTTTCTAAGGTAGGCTTTTTGAACTTACTTGACAAcaggacctccatcacttctttgatgAAGGGTGGATCTGAAGTCTTCAATGAGGTCTCCCTGCAGGACAGGTTGGAACGAGcctccttcatcatcttttctatttGGTCAATTTTCTTGATCCTCTCCTCCAGTTCGTTCGATCGTTATTCATTGACTCCCACGCTATTCGTGTCCTCCACCTTCTTTGTGGGGTTGGTTTTTCCATTACTTTCCTTTAGGTCTTCCGCTTTCTCCTGTGAGTCAGGATTAACCAGCTGCTGGTGGGGGCAAGTTCTCCATGACTCATTTGCTGTAAGAGCATGTTGAACATGTCCTCCTTCTTCTTCTGAGAAActtccattctcctttggaagaTAAGAAATTCCTCTCTTGTCATTCCCGAACAGTCTTCGGGTGCAGAATGAATGGATTGGGTGATTGATCACCCGTGACAGGGTCGAACCTGGAATTGGTGGCTATTGTCATGATGTAGGGATCAAGGATCGGAAATTTAAAACCTCTCAAAAGAGTTCCCGCAAACGGCGCCAAATGTTGCTACAAAAAATGTTGATCTAACCTATGGAAAGCTTTCCAATATCGATCACCTGAAAATAACGAAAACAAACGCGGTttggaggactcggggtgtactGCAGGGGATCtctccaatgcctaagtaagagagTACTTTAGGAGAAGTTGTAAGCAGCAATGAAATTatgttagaatgagataccttcgTCTctcattcataaatatatattatttttaccaTCTAAAATACCTATTCTAACAAGCATTATTCAAGGGTTATCTCTTTACATAAAAGATAGTATTTGTAATAGGTGTTTTTCAAGAAATGACTCCTTTAGGCTCCATTTGGAACTCGAATAATATTAGGGAaattaaaggaaaatattaaggaatttaaaattttatgtttagcaatcaagaaaagtgagaaagaaaataaagaaaatataccaaatcaataaataaaattttgattttacccatcattaatatttaggttttcttaatttttaatcatactaaaataattttttttataatatttaatagagaaggaaaatttaaggaaaaatgagttttctctttattattttctttcctttcttttttctaaataaaattcttaatccaaacaGAACCTTAATGAAAGGGTGTTTATATCTTTATATAAGGAGATAATATCATACACGAGAAATTGACACACAACATCATctcttctctttttccttttctcaaTTACTagttttgtattttatatttttcatatgTGAGCATCAATTTGGACGGTTCTCCCCATCTTTCTATCAATGTAACAGTAGATTGATATTGTTACGAGTGAATTTTGACTTTTATCTTCGAGATGACATTCGTCAACATCATCTGCACATAGGGAGATAATACCATCTTTAGAACAACAAAATATTCGTGATTCTGAACTTGCACTATTTTAATTTAATCTTCTCTTATTTATGTTGGGGGTGGATCTATGAGCAACAATTGCACACAAGAAAAAATACACAAACAAGaatggaacaccagatttacATGGTTTAGTCCaacctgacctacgtccacggagcacacacaaCTTCACTATAAACTGAGAGAATAATACAAGAAGGAGGAGCCACACTGCtaaactcaaatctctctctctctctctctctctctctctctctctctctctctctctctctctctcaccacaactctctgtTCCTCACTCTCTGCACACTCTGCGCACAACACTTTCTGCACACAAGAACTCTCGATTCTTGCCACCCACACACACAACCACACACAATTCTACATCTTGCCCCACTcacaattacacacacacacacatctcctttatatagcctataaaggggggggggtgttaaTTAAAACAAGATGGGCAAGGTTGGTGGTTGCATTTCAACCATAGTAGGCAAGGTTGGTGGAGGGCTGCTGGTCTCCTCTGCAAAATCAACATAAAATGCTGGGGTTGGTGGCTTCCGTCTCCACCCATGGTGCACAGCTCAATAATCTCCCACTTGAAGACGGAGACACCATATCAACCAGTGCGtagataaatgatgtgctcatattTGTCTTCAACCATggagaccaactgaagttgagtacaacttcaacttctctatagtcaccaccttcGTCAACATGTCAGTTGGATTCCTActaccttgaatcttttcaagtgtcagtactccatcctctaataaagatctgatgaagtgataacgcaatTCAATAtatttggttctggaatgaaatgcagagttctttgccagatgtatcgcactctgactgtcactgtacaaaacattcctctcctactTTAATTCAAGCTCTATCaacaaaccctaaagccaaatcatctcttcgCTAGCTTCTATCACtgctacgtactcagcttctgtagtggataaggcaacaatcttttgtatctgcgacatccaactaacagctgttgggccaacagtgaacacatatctggtggtgctcctgcggtgatcaacttcactagcaaaatcaaaatctacataccctttgactttcaagtctTCTTTGCCAAAACATAAGCACGTATCAACAGTACCTCTTAGGTACAtgaagatccacttcactgcttcccagtgcgtcttccctggatttgacatgaaCCTACTGATtgctcccactgcttggctaATGTCCAGTTTGGTACAAACCAtggcgtacatgagacttccaatggctaaggcataaggtacc
The Malania oleifera isolate guangnan ecotype guangnan chromosome 13, ASM2987363v1, whole genome shotgun sequence DNA segment above includes these coding regions:
- the LOC131145722 gene encoding uncharacterized protein LOC131145722; the protein is MMKEARSNLSCRETSLKTSDPPFIKEVMEVLLSSKFKKPTLERYEGSTDPVNHLDTFKVLMQLQGAPDVIMCHVFAATLKGNARAWYRTLKPRSIKSFSKMEQKFVRHFINRHRMAKTSAHLLNLIQGERETLKKFIHHFVAPTLEIRNLDHGAVLAALTTALQPEDFLHSLGKRPLANMGELMARAQKYINLEKVMDTKRDRVDLKKKKLEGYGGGLQNKEEVLHSSERLANQCPRGL